The genomic segment GATTGTATTTTACTTACCATCATAATGAGGGTGGGGGTGTCTGTCTGGTCATCTGATGTGCCTCAATGTCTGCTTGGGTTGCAGTGACCTGCATCATGATAAAACAACATTAAGCAAAGAGTTGTTATAGTGTCCCAGGATGACATGACATGAATGTGGGTTCACTTTGGATGTCATTATTGGACTGGATTTTTatctgttgctagggaaacttagtctctgcATGCCTTGTGATCCCACAGATCTGTGTATTGAAATTGATGCTTGActgattaaacaaatgtatttgactCTATCTTATCGTCTTATTTGGCTCTTGCTTAGGATCAATGTAATTCCAATTTAACGAATGCGCGGGATAGGTTTTTTATTGGAGTCAGACACATTGTCCCAAAATGGGGGACACAGAGGAGGTAAATCCCCAACAGTACCGTACTAGTACTTCATCTAACAATCTTAAAGTCTGTGTATTTGAATTCTATTAGCAGATGATGTGAATGTTGAGTCACTCAGACATACTGATCAGAACACATTGTGCAATTCATTGCACCAAAGCCCAAGGAAAAACAAGGATAAAAGTTCAATTTACATTTTGACTATAAAATGTATCAAAGATGACACCAGCAGCTGCCCCAAGCGCACAGACCGATCATGATTTCAATTCCTGTGGTTGACTATAGGGTAGTCAGGCAAgataaataaacattattacTCTTACAGTTTATCATTTTGTTCTCCCTATATAATCACTGTAGTGTATTACTGTGGCAGTATCATCGTATAGTGTTTATTCAGTAGATTAGTTTAGGCAGAATGAAGCAGAACATAGTGATGCCATTGAGTCAGTCAGTACAGAGCACTTCCTCCCCCAATAGCTCAAGAATGGAAACACAGCTAAACGTCTTGTGCAGTCTGCCACTACAtatgaacaaaaataaaaaatgaccaaaattcTATGTATATTTTCATAACGACAACAAACGTGATATAGTGGTGGCTCCTACTAAGTATTGTGTATGGTTAGAGAGAAGTTAAGATTTTGTTCATTCTTTTTAGTTTGACTTTAATAGAACTACATACATTATCTGATTATTACACTCAGTAGAACTGACTTCAtgaagtaaaaaagaaagaaagagagaaaaaggagtaAAAAGCGTAACCTCCCTAACTCAAACGACAGGAAACGTTGCATCACTactgcacacgcacgcacgcacgcacgcacgcacacacagacacgcacgcacgcacacacacacacgcacgcacacacacacacacacacacacacacacacacacacacacacacacaaagaacgcAAACAACGTGCAGCATCACGTGGGTTGGACGCCCTTGCTGGACCACCAATCAGCGCCTTCCTCCGCATGTTGATGGGCGCTGATTGGCTCACAAGGACGAGCGCAGCGCACAGCCACGTCAAATTGCTTTCCCCCCCGTTACCATCCTTTGGTAATGCACACTCATCCTCAGTTCACTGCGGTGTACGCTTAGGGGAGCACATGCCATGGATCAAAATCACAAACAAGACGAGCAGAGCGACTTGTTCGCCGGCTTTAGCTCGGCGTATAAATCGTTCGCCACAGAGGCAATTCACGTCGGCCAGGAGCCGGAGCAATGGAAATCAATGGCTGTAGTGCCGCCGATTTCCCTATCTACCACGTTCAAGCAGCTCGGACCAGGAAACCACGCCGTAAGTAGCCTCAAGGCGGGGGGTGATGTAAATGATCTGGTGGTACCCATAGGTGGTACCATGCTGGTATGCGCCATATAGTGTAAAGGTATGCACGCGCGTAAAGCAGACCCTATTCAGCGTAATGCACGCACGAGgactttgtatatatatatatagtgggcTATAAATGAATACGTAGTCAGTAAATCTAAACTCTCATCTACATGTCTTaagaatatattttttgttttatcagaATATATTTTTAAGATATAAATCAATACTGACATCACTCTGTTTCATAGGATggaatactttattaatcccaatgGGCAACCCAGCCTTAAACAAGCCATGTCACACATGAATGAATGCTAACACagcaaaacaatattaaaacacacaaagatgTAAATAAGAATAGTAAACTCGAGATCTAACTTTAATAGCTAGTATTTCCATGgccattataaataaataaggtgACAATGGACAATTATAAACACAACAATACTGCATGGTAAAAACATGGTATTCATTGCTATTGCACATATGAGTATTGGGAATAATTATACAGATACTCTACATACACatagtagtaaaaaaaaactattgaatattttattttaggaattttttatattatgtgTACATGTCTTATACACCCACTACCTGTTAATTGTCAAAGTAATTGTTCTTCTGCTTCCTCAGTCAACAGTGAATCTATCTTAAGAGAGCCATCTTAACttaatttttttctcccttttcataGAATGACCCCGAGGCCATATCGTGGTATATCGAGTTTCCCCTCGCTATCATATTCTCCCTGTAGCTAGTAGGCCTCTTTGCTGCAAACTAAGTTCTACTTTTACAACTGCTATTTGTCTCTGCCAGTGATTATACTGTAGGTTAGTCGTTAACTTTCTTATAGTTTACAAGTCTGTAAGTCCCATTGTTATTACAATCTTACACAGAGAGCACATATTACATAAAAAGAGTGCTGAGAGCAGAGGTCATTTTGGCTTTCTCATGTTTTATCTCTCAAAGCACCCTTTAGGAGGGGAATGAGTGGTCTTTAATGTTTCCCAGTTTtaggcagtagctcagtccgtagtaCGGACTGAAATATggaggtggactggtagctggagaggtgccagttcacctcctgggcactgtcaaggtgcccttgagcaaggcaccgaacccccttCCTTACCTCTGCATATTTACTTGTTCGCAGAGAGACGACTACACAAATCCTCTGTTCAAGCTCCAACTTGTCTCTGGTCTTTGTTTATCCAAACATGCCTTGCTTTAATGTTGTTTGTTGGAAAGTGTAAAGCCTTCTTCATTCGTATTTTGCTCGTCCTTCGGAAGTGCTAAATACTTTCACTTCCATAGAATCCAAAAACTGTGTTACATTTTGATTATACCAggagatctctctctctgtttctcataataacagtgaaaaaaatgtctatGTACATCCTTGGAGCAAACCATTTAAACCAGAACAACTTGTTTTCTTCCACCACTCAGCTCATATAACTATAACTAATGTTATTACTGTACTACACTGTTATTACTGGGTGTATGTGTCTTTTCTCAAATTACCCTGTTCTCACAGTTGTCAAtcttgtgcacacacacttgaatccaaaaaaacatttaagcgCTGGTTTAGTTACACTTGTGTTGGGCAACCTGTCCTCTTGTTGTTTTGAACACCATATATAATCATAAATGTTGATTCAGGTGGCTGAAATGTCTTATGTTATATTGTAGGGGTTTGAATACAGCCGGAGTGGAAACCCTACAAGAAACTGTCTTGAGAAGGCGGTGGCTGCTTTGGATGGAGCAAAGTATAGTAAGTAACTATTATAGCAGATTCTCACATAATCATGGCAGCATATTTCACAAAGGATTTTTGGTCTTGACAACTTTTGTGCTTTTTCCCTGCAGGCATTGCTGTTGCCTCGGGCCTGGCAGCCACAGTGACCATCACTCACTTGCTTAAGGCGGGTGATGGAATTATCTGCATGGACGATGTGTACGGAGGTTAGACACCCCTTTGTAACTGACAACTGTGTAGAAAAATATGATGCAACCCTAAAATGTTTCCATATGCCATTAGAAACCCACCATTTACTCACTTGCACAAAATGGTTATTTGGTGTGAAAGTGCAAGTTGATTTTGAACCTCACATTGGTTTATTTGTAAATTATAATTTAGTTTCACTCTCTCTATTGCAAAGGCACAAACCGCTACTTCCAAAGAATTGCCGTTGAACTTGGTCTGAAGGTGTCTTTTGCTGACTGTACAAAACCAGAGCTGCTGGAGGCTGCTCTGAAGGCCAACACTAAAGTAAGTCAAATTATATAAGAATAAAGTGCTCTTTGTGTCCTTTGTCAGTAGCTATTGTTTGTAGTTTGGTGTCTCTTCCAACACTTTCCAAGTCCTTAAAGCTGCTGCTTCAagtcaggttttttttaagttgtataATTGGGTGTGTCATTTCTCTTTGGGAAACTTGAAGCAGTCATTGTGAATCAGCACTTTGTGTGATGACTGTTATTGGTACAGTAACAGCCCTTTTCCACAGTGGAGTGTGCGTTTTCCACATTTTTGACACTCTCCCCTGAACGTTCTTTGTGTAGCTGGTGTGGATTGAGACACCCACCAACCCCACAATGAAGGTTGTTGACATCAAGGCCTGTTCTGAGGTGGCCCATAAATACAACAAAGACATAGTGGTGGTCGTGGACAATACCTTCATGTCTGCCTTCTTTCAGGTGAGTGTGACAGATGTGCACTTCATGCTCTTTTGATTTTGAAACAGCAGTTAAATGGTTTCCTGCAATCAAATTCTGGTTCGTGTGGAAACAAGTCATTAATTAACCCATGTGTTTGTCTTGTGCACTCTTAGCGCCCCTTGGCTTTGGGAGCTGATATCTGCATGTATTCAGCTACCAAATACATGAACGGTAGGTTGTGTACATTTCCAATTTTACTAGCATaagatttaattaaaatgttatacAACCTAAACCAAAAGTCAGTAGTACGTGTCAAACTGAGGAATGAGGAGAATCTGTAGTCTGTAATTTTCAGTAAGCACCTCATTACCATGACATGACAAGACAGGGCTTGATCTTCCcccattattttcaaaaatattaaCTGTATACATAGATAGTCAGGCAAAGCTAAAAGATGCACGTGCTCTAATCATAACATGCTACATTTAGTTAATTACTAGTGTTGTCAATTAAACgcattattaacggcgttaacgcaaacccattttaacggcgtacatttttttgttgttggaaaaactacaacaccacaccggatctagctagaccggaaacaaaacaacaggcacgccgcacacacttgtttgggcttgcgagccggccaaagagtagtaggctaacgttacgttttgagtggatggtgagcgcaagacgccgaaatggatgccaataagattctgaatggaaagtttacttttaaaaagttgccaaatggttccattgacaagacaagaccacttgatggccaagcacacagctgatgcgaattctctgccccctcgtcaaagccaggcgacaatggatgacttcagaccatagactgtatattaatattaacagtctatgcttcagacagaagcacatggATACCAAAACTAagaacaaacttaaaaaaacatttgcacaaggCAAGccaatccacttttccatgttgataagagcattaaaatgagaaaaaataatgggccaaaaagaaatcaaggatttagaatagataaaaatgtgcgattaattgcgagttaactatgacattaatgcgattaatcacgattaaatattttaatcgtttgacagcactattaATTACATATTGAAatatgactttattctcaaaacACAAACCAATGAAATATGTTCTGTTGCCATTTACTTGAAATTtggactgtataaaatatttcccattctttttttcccccctttctttTAATTTGACAGGTCACAGTGATGTGGTAATGGGTCTGGCCTCAATGAACCGGGATGATCTGTATGAGCGACTGAAGTTTCTGCAAAATGGTGAGTGGAAAGAACAAAAAGTTACACTAGTCTTGCAGTCTGCTTTGACAAAATGCGCCCAATGTTGCCAAATATCTTGATAGGCGATTTAtggtttgtcatttttgtcaaatAAGAAGCCAAATGTTTGCTGGCTCTGGGTGTTATTTAAGGACACAGATCTCAGAAAGTTTTATCAACCTGCCCTACATTCACTCATTGAACAAACAGGACATGCACCGAAGGCCAAAGTTCTAATACCCTTTCAGAAGGAAGTATTTGTTTATGCTTTTGTTGTTTGCCTGATCTGGGTTTTGGGAGGCTTTGTAACCTCTTTGGGTTCTCCCCCCCCCAATGTGATTTTGCCTTGGTTCAGCACTGGGCTGTGTACCATCTCCCTTCGACTGCTTCCTGTGTAACCGAGGACTGAAGACACTACACCTGCGAATGGAGAGGCACTTCAGGAATGCTATGGCTGCCGCCAAGTTTCTGGAGGCGGATCCCAGGGTGGAGCAGGTCCTCTTCCCAGGTGATCTCTCAGCACTGGAGTGTAGCAAACAAGTTTGATATATAACCTTCGTTATTCACATATCATCTCATATCAAACAGTGTTTCTTGATTTGATTGTCATTTTGTGGGAAACGCCATATCAGCATATTTTTGAGGCATGCCCATTATCACTCACCCAAATTGTaactgttttatacaaacaaGCACCCAAGGTTACTTTTTAGTGTTACGGTGTGTGGGGAAATGCCACAGAAAGTGATCTGAGGACAGAGTTATTGCTTAGTCCAAACAAACCAGGGCTCATGAGCAAAGGTTTCATCTTCAAAAAAGACGATGTTGTGCACATCCATGTAGTTGCAGGTGCAggacaaaaaagtaaatgttcaAAGAAGGTAAAGTCTGCACAACACCTTAATGCGCCTGAAAAATACTttaaggagaattccggtcgatttcaaaacggagctctgttgtttgtaaatttggagtgctgtcagtagcgagaaaaacaaaaacaatcggtgttacctacaccgtgttatcctcctgctacaaTTTGCACCCAGGAAGCTGAAACAGGgcttaacatgttcgaaatgtcattacatgttattaagtgcctacccatgtgaagtgattccttccgagtgaacacagtgaatctgactgcagtagatgtgaccgtctacaaactacagcaccgaaaaaaaaatacaacaaaaatattttcaaaaataggcatatgcttattttttaaaagtaagtgctgtagtacaactagcaggataCAAGTTATAATttaggtaagtttggagacactaccttatttaatcattaaattaataaatatttttgttgtatttcttttcagtgttgtagtttgtagacggtccctaagcactcgtcttgccgtctcaacactggaactaaacagagctgaattagcacaactttcttgcatttctttcacatctactgcagtcagattcactgtgttcactcggaaggaatcacttcacataggtaggcacttttaatgacatttcaaacatgttaagacatgttgaaatcgaccggaattctcctttaatagtGCAAATAATGCACACAACGTTTCGGCCCACAATTTGGCCTTCCTCAGGTGACCTGAAAGAAGCTCTTAAGTCCATGCATGTATATTTGAAAATAACGATAAGATATGCAAATTAACAAAGTTATTATCACACCCCCACTTGTTCATGCTTTAGTGAGGGAGAAACATCCTGTAATCACAACCTGACTGTTTTCCCCCTCTCGACATAGGCCTGCCCTCTCACCCCCAGCATGAAGTGATGAAGAGACAATGCACTGGATGTCCGGGGATGATAACCTTCTACATTAAGGGAAAACTGGAGCACGCCAGCACCTTCCTCAGTAACCTCAAAGTAATTATGCAGAACATTATTATTTGCTCTGGACTGCTCGGTTTTGTGTTTTGAAAGTAGACAATGTTGTAAGGCTGCAGGGGCTTTTGCAAAATGACTGGATCAGATTCTCAGACTAAGAGGGCAGGTGAAGGAAAAAACACTTTAATACTACATCTACAAGGGTGCCTTAGCAAAGAACTTAAGTCCTACTTGCAGGCATATCCTGCAGCTGCTGAGGTAAGACGATAACTAAAATGTTTTACTCAAGAAAAGGTGCTACGGACACAATGTTGCAATTTGCAAATTTTAGGACTGACATAAAACTGAATGGCACTCAAAAACGTTTTTGAATGAtctgaaacacaaaatgtaaGCAAAAAATGTGACAGTGGCTTGGGTAGTTACTTATCTTTTGTGTGACATAATTTACACAATGTACACTATTTATATCCAGCACTATGTTTCACTTCATGTCctctgtttcctttttattccAGTTGTTTGCGATAGCTGAGAGTCTTGGTGGTTATGAAAGTTTAGCAGAACATCCGTAAGTATTCCTGCAGAATTTTACTctacatatattatacatatattatttaagtacattgttttatttttggtaAAACGCAAACTGTGTTTAGAAAAACAAGTGGCATGTAAAACGTGACAGAAATAGCAAACTTTAAATAATCCAAATTCTAACTTCAGTGTGCAAGTTTATAAACCTGAAACTTTCAGCAGCTGCAATCCTAGATGTAATGTCAAAGTAGCACCACAAGGGGGCAGCAAAGATCAAGAAAAAAATCCCTGTC from the Sander vitreus isolate 19-12246 chromosome 9, sanVit1, whole genome shotgun sequence genome contains:
- the cth gene encoding cystathionine gamma-lyase: MDQNHKQDEQSDLFAGFSSAYKSFATEAIHVGQEPEQWKSMAVVPPISLSTTFKQLGPGNHAGFEYSRSGNPTRNCLEKAVAALDGAKYSIAVASGLAATVTITHLLKAGDGIICMDDVYGGTNRYFQRIAVELGLKVSFADCTKPELLEAALKANTKLVWIETPTNPTMKVVDIKACSEVAHKYNKDIVVVVDNTFMSAFFQRPLALGADICMYSATKYMNGHSDVVMGLASMNRDDLYERLKFLQNALGCVPSPFDCFLCNRGLKTLHLRMERHFRNAMAAAKFLEADPRVEQVLFPGLPSHPQHEVMKRQCTGCPGMITFYIKGKLEHASTFLSNLKLFAIAESLGGYESLAEHPAIMTHASVPENERRVLGISDTLIRLSVGLEDEADIIEDLDQALAAAHPKKK